CCCGCCGACCGAATGGAACCCGTACCCGCATGCCGGGTTGCAACGCGCTGCGCAGCACGCCAGGAGGGGCGCGATAGTCGAATAAACGTCTTAGCGGCGAGGGCAGGGCGAGGCGCAAGATGGCGTCGGGCACGCGGAGGGTTCTCTGTAACGGTCTGTGACGAAGCAGCGATCTTAGCAGACGGCCGGTTTAAACGTTCGCTTGCGTCTTAGCAATTGTCTGGTAGTATCCGCAGCCTTATTACGTGCGGTATTCAACAATAGTGTTGGGTGGCGGCACGCTAGCCGAGGAAATACCATGAAAGCTGATATTCATCCAGTATACGAAGCCATTGTCGCCACTTGCAGCTGCGGCAATGTGATCCACACTCGCTCTAACCTCGCCAAGCCAATGAGCCTTGACGTGTGCAACGAGTGCCACCCGTTCTACACCGGCAAGCAGAAGACTCTTGATATCGGCGGCCGTGTCGACAAGTTTAAGTCGCGTTTCGGTGCATTCGGCGCTACAAAAGCTCCTGCCGCAGAAACTGCTGCAGAGTAAATGGTGGGTCTGGGAGGTCCGATGGGCTTCTCCAGACTGCTTAAAAAGGCGTCCCTCGCGGGCGCTTTTTTTATGCCTGCGATTTGGTTGTCTACGGCTCAGGCGCTATGTCCTGCACCTAATACCCTTCCGGTATTCGCCGTTCAGCGGGTGGTAGATGGCGACACCGTGCGCCTTAGTGACGGACGCAGCGTGCGGATGATTGGCTTGAATGCGCCCGAGACCGGTAAGAAAGGCCGTGCTGCCGAGCCATTCGCCGATGCTGCCAAGCGTCGGTTGCAAGCGCTGATCGACGCCAATGACGGTCAAGTCAGTGTGCGGGTCGGGCAGGATCCGAAAGACCATTACGGCCGTACACTGGCCAATATTTTTGGTCGTGAGGGTGAGAACCTTGAGGCGCAGTTGCTGGTCGAGGGGTTGGGCTATCAAGTGGCAATTACGCCGAACGTCGCTTTGTTGGCGTGTCAGCAGGCGGCGGAGCGGGTTGCCCGTCAGGCAGGATTGGGCGTGTGGCGAGTATCCCCGGTGCAGCGTGTCGGGCAAATCAACGCTGGTGGATTTACCCTGGTTACTGGCCGGGTCGCCGATGTTCAGCGTAATGGCGGCGGGCTGTGGATCGGGTTGGAGGGATCGCTGGTTTTGCGCATCGCGCCCAAGCTCCTGAGTCAATTCGATGTTGCGCGGCTGCTGCGTTCTAAAGGCCGAACCGTCGAAGCGCGTGGCTGGGTCATTGACCGTTCCCGCCGTGGTGGTCAGTTCGCAGGTCAGGCGCGATGGATGCTGCCCATCACTCATCCTTCAATGCTCTATCTCCCCGATAGATAAAATTGTAGACAGTCTTGATAGCGGATTGTGAACACTGCAGGCCTTGTGTTCCGTGGCCCTAGGCGTAAAGTCGTAAGCGCTGGGGCTTGACACAAGTGACTGACCAGTCTTGTTAGGACTTTCCATCTTGCGTATCCTCGGCGACCCGTCATCCAACAGTAAAAAAAGCGGAATGCCCACATGTCAGATCTGAAAACTGCCGCTCTCGAATATCACGCCTATCCTCGCCCAGGGAAACTGAGCGTCGAGCTAACAAAGCCAACCGCAACTGCCCGCGATCTGGCCTTGGCTTACAGCCCGGGTGTTGCTGAGCCTGTGCGCGAAATTGCCCGTGATCCTGAACTTGCCTACAAGTACACCGGCAAAGGAAATCTGGTAGCAGTGATTTCCAACGGCACCGCTATCCTTGGCTTGGGTGACCTTGGCCCGCTGGCTTCCAAGCCCGTGATGGAAGGTAAGGGTGTTTTGTTCAAGCGCTTCGCCGGGATCGACGTTTTCGACATCGAAGTCGATGCGGAAAGCCCGCAAGCCTTCATCGATACGGTTAAGCGTATTTCCATTACGTTCGGCGGCATTAACCTCGAAGACATCAAGGCGCCTGAATGTTTTGAAATCGAAAAAGCCCTGATTGAACAATGTGACATTCCGGTGTTCCATGATGACCAGCACGGCACGGCTATTGTGACTGCGGCCGGTATGATCAACGCTTTGGAAATCGTCGGCAAAACCCTTGAGAGCGCGAAAATCGTGTGCCTGGGTGCTGGCGCTGCGGCCATCTCATGCATGAAGCTACTAGTAAGCATGGGCGCAAAAATTGAAAACGTATTCATGGTCGACCGTACCGGGGTGATTCACTCCGGTCGCACCGATCTGAACCAGTACAAGGCTGTATTCGCTCACGCTACCGAAAAACGCACGTTGTCCGATGCCCTGCTGGATGCTGACGTATTCGTGGGCCTGTCGGGTCCAAACTTGCTTAGCGCCGACAACCTGAAGCTGATGGCGGCTAATCCGATCGTGTTCGCATGCTCGAACCCAGATCCGGAAATCGCGCCAGAGTTGGCTCACGCTACACGTGATGACGTGATCATGGCCACTGGCCGTTCGGACTACCCGAACCAGGTCAACAATGTGCTTGGCTTCCCGTTCATCTTCCGCGGTGCGCTGGACGTTCGCGCCAAGCGCATTAATGAAGAAATGAAAATTGCCGCCGCCAATGCCCTACGTGAACTGGCCAAGCTGCCGGTTCCTCAGGAAGTTTGTGACGCTTACGGCGGAATCAAACTGGAATTCGGTCGTGGGTACATCATCCCGAAACCGATGGATGCCCGTTTGCTGGGCGTGATTTCCGATGCCGTAGCTAAAGCCGCCATCGAGACCGGTGTTGCCACGCTTCCCTATCCAAAGAATTACCCGCTGAAAAGCGTGGATGACGTTTTCAACAGCTAGGTTCTCATCGCGATCCACAAAAAACCCTGCAGCGATGCAGGTTTTTTTGTAGGAGCAGATTCATCCGGCTGTAGGGGCAAACTTGGTGGCGAGAGGCTTGATCCCAAGAATCAGTCACCTGCCTTTACTGCAAGTTGGTTCTTAAGAGTCGTGCAATTATCCCGACTTTTTGGAGCTTGCCGCTCGCCGATGCTGTTTAGAATAAATCTATCGGCGCTGACTCATCCGCTGGCAACGGGCTGTTAGGCCCGGTGCCGCTGCCGCCGATTTCGTTCACGCTCGGTGGTGTGTCTTCGCTTTTGAACAGTTCAAAATAGGCGTTTGGTGTTCCAGGCGAGGCCGCGCGTCCGCTGATCGGGTCAACCCGCAAGCTAAGTATGCCTTCCGGTTCGGTCTGAACGTGCGGCGGCTTGTTTTTCAGCGCAGCGCTCATGTAGTTCATCCAGATTGGCAGCGCGACAGTTCCGCCAAACTCCTGACGGCCCAAGCTTTCTGGCTGGTCGAAACCGGTCCAAACGGTAGTGATGTAATCAGCGTTATAACCAGTGAACCAGGCGTCTTTAGATTCGTTGGTTGTCCCGGTTTTGCCCGCAATGTCTGGACGATTCATCGATAGCGCGCGGCGGCCGGTGCCTTTCTTGATCACGTCTTGCAACATGCTGTTAAGGATGTAGGTGGTGCGGCCGTCAACAATACGTTCTGCAACTGCAGGCACCTGAGGATCGGTCGGTGCGGGTGTGGTCGAAGGCACAATGCTCGGACTGTCTTTTGCCGCAAAGGTGGAGGTGTCGACCGCGACCTTGGCGTCGTTGGCCGGCACGCTCGGAGGATTAGCCTCGAACAGCGTTACACCGTCACGATTTTCGATCCGTTGGATCAAGTACGGGGCGACTTTGTAACCGCCGTTGGCGAAGGTGCTCCATCCCGTGGCAATTTCCATCGGCGTCAGCGTTGCGGTGCCCAACGCCAGTGACAAGTTTCTCGGCAAGTCCTGCTTATTGAAGCCGAAGCGAGTGATGTAATTAATCGCGTTCTCCACACCCAGGCTTTGGAGCAAGCGGATGGACACCAAATTGCGCGATTTATAGAGCGCTTCACGTAACCGGATCGGACCAAGGAACGTGTTGGTGTCGTTCTTTGGGCGCCAGACTTTGTCCAGGTATTCGTCGACAAATACAATGGGCGCATCGTTGACCAGGCTTGAGGCGGTAAAGCCGTTATCCAGCGCCGCGCAGTACAGGAAAGGTTTGAAGCTGGAGCCCGGTTGACGCTTGGCCTGCAAGGCACGGTTGTAGTTACTTTGTTCAAACGCGAAACCACCAACCAGTGCGCGAATGGCGCCGTTTTGCGGGTCAAGCGACACCAGTGCGCTCTGGGCTGCCGGGATCTGGCTAAACTTGAGGGCGTCATTGGATTGACGTTGGACGCGAATCAGATCACCAACTTGTGCAACGTCGGAAGGTTGCGAGGGTGCTTTGCCCAAACTATTAGTGTTTAGGTAGGGTCGAGCCCATTTCATGCTATCCCAGGCAACGATTTCTTCTTTTTCGCCGTTGCGAGTCAACACGTGTAGTCCGGCTTTATCAACTTGGGTCACGATGGCAGGCTCCAGCCCACTGACCGTGCGCTGTTTGGTCATTTCCAACACCCACGCTTGATGGGTCTTGCCCGCCAGACGTGTTTCCGGACCACGGTAACCGTGTCGTTGGTCGTAGCTGATCAACCCTTCCTGAACCGCTGTGTTGGCATCTTCCTGAAGGTTGCTTGGCACGGTAGTGGTAACGCGGAAGCCCTCTGTGTACGCTTCGCTACCATACCGACCGACCATTTCAGCTCGGGCCATTTCAGCGATGTAAGGTGCGTTCACTTCTGGTGTAGGGACGTGGTAGCTAGCATTGATTGGCTCAGCCAACGCAACTTGGTAAGCCTTCTGATCAATTTTGCCCAATTTGTACATGCGACCGAGAATCCAATCGCGGCGTTCTTTGGCGCGCACCGGGTTGGCTAGCGGGTTGAAGCGGGATGGTGCTTTAGGCAGCCCGGCGATCATGGCCATTTGCGCAATACTTACATCGCGAATTGATTTGCCGTAATACACCTGCGCGGCAGCTTCGATGCCGTACGCGCGGTTACCCAGGTATATTTTGTTGACGTACAGCTCCAGGATTTCGTCTTTCGTCAGTTGGCGCTCAATTTGCAAGGCCAAGAGGATTTCATTGGTTTTTCGTGAAAAACTGCGTTCACTCGTCAAAAAGAAGTTTTTTGCGACTTGCATCGTGATAGTGCTGCCGCCGGATTGGATATGCCCACTTCTGATTAATTGCGACGCCGCGCGCATTAAGCTACTTGGATCTACGCCGTAGTGATTCTCGAAGTTATCATCTTCGGCAGAAAGCAGCGCATTGATGAAGTTTGGAGGAATATCGGCGAAACGAATGGGCGAACGGCGCATTTCGCCAAACTCAGCGATCAATTTGCCATCGCTGCTATAGACCCGAAGCGGGATCTGTAGCTGAATGCTCCGCAGCGCGTCCACAGACGGTAGGCCAGGGGTCAGGTAGAGGTAGGCGCCGCTTAATACGAGCAGGAGCCCGCAAAATACCGCGACGAAGGACCACCAGAAAAACTTCAGCAGGCGTATCAAGGCTTTTGGATTTCCAGATAAAAGAATGGGTTAAGCGAAAGCATCAAAAAAGAGGTATGCCTTGAAGCTTGGCTTTACGAAAAAAACGCTGGGCATTATAAGCATTTTTCGTCTCCGAGCGTTATTTGCGCTACTGTCTCGGCAGGTGCAAAAGGCATAAGGCGCTAAACAGTCCGTAAGTGACGGAAACTCATAGGGAATCGGTTTGTGTTCGAACTCTTTAGTAAGAAGGCCAATACCCTTCTAGGGATCGATATTAGCTCCACCTCGGTAAAACTCCTTGAACTGAGTCGCTCCGGCACCCGCTACAAAGTTGAGTCGTATGCAGTTGAACCACTGCCGGCCAACGCTGTAGTTGAAAAAAATATTGCCGAGCTCGAAGGGGTTGGTCAGGCGTTGTCACGACTGCTGATCAAGGCCAAGACTAATGTCAAAAACGTGGCGGTTGCGGTGGCCGGTTCTGCGGTTATCACCAAAACCATTGAGATGGATGCCGGCCTTACAGACGATGAGATGGAAAATCAGCTGAAAATTGAGGCTGATCAGTACATTCCCTATCCTCTAGAGGAAGTCGCTATTGACTTTGAAGTCCAAGGTTATTCTGCGCGTAACCCTGAGCGCGTTGAAGTATTGCTGGCTGCATGCCGTAAGGAAAACGTCGAAGTCCGTGAAGCTGCCTTGGCGCTGGCAGGCCTGACAGCCAAAGTGGTTGATGTTGAGGCCTATGCGTTGGAGCGTTCCTTTGGCCTTCTTACCGCGCAGCTCGGCCATGATCACGACCAACTGACCGTTGCAGTGGTCGATATCGGCGCCACGATGACCACCTTGAGCGTCCTACATAGCGGTCGGATTATTTATACCCGCGAGCAACTGTTCGGTGGCCGTCAACTTACCGAAGAAATTCAACGACGCTATGGCCTTGTGGTGGAAGAGGCAGGCCTTGCGAAGAAGCAAGGTGGGCTGCCGGATGACTACGTCACTGAAGTGTTGCAACCGTTCAAGGATGCGGTGGTTCAGCAGGTGTCGCGTTCTTTGCAGTTCTTCTTCGCCGCCGGTCAATACAACTCCGTGGACTACATCATGTTGGCTGGCGGTACCGCCTCGATCGCGGGGCTGGACCATCTGATCCAGCAACGAATTGGCACGCCAACCCTGGTAGCCAACCCCTTCGCCGATATGGCGCTGAGCAGTAAAGTCAATGCCGGGGCGCTCGCCAGTGATGCGCCGGCATTGATGATCGCCTGTGGCCTCGCGCTGAGGAGTTTCGACTAATGGCGCGAATCAACTTACTTCCGTGGCGCGATCAGCTGCGTGAAGAACGGAAAAAGCGCTTTCTGACTGCCCTTGTCGGCATTCTGGTCATCGCTGTTGGCGTTATTTTTCTCTGCGATCAATACATCACCAAGTCCATCGAGCATCAGGCTGCCCGCAACGCCTATGTGCAAAAAGAGATTGCTCAACTCGACGAGCGAATCAAAGAGATCAGCGAGTTGAAAGCGCGACGCAAGCAGTTGCTGGAGCGGATGAAAATCATCCAGGACCTGCAAGGCAATCGTCCAATTATTGGTCGGATTTTCGATCAGCTGGCGCGAACGCTGCCGGATGGCGTGTATTTCACTGAAGTAAAAATGACGGACAAGCTCATTAGTATTTCCGGTGCTGCGGAATCGAACAACCGCGTTTCGGACCTGATGCGTAATCTTGAATCTTCTGACTGGCTTCAGGGTGCCAGTTTGACCGAGGTTAAGGCCACCACTGCAGGCGGCGTCGACCAGGCGAATACGTTTCAGCTGACCGTGCGTCAGACGCTGCCTAAGGTTGAGGGGGGCAAGCGATGAATCCTAGAGAGTGGCTGGACAGCCTGCGCAAGATAGATTTCAACGACCTGGACCTTAACAATCTTGGCTCGTGGCCTGCGGCAGTCAAAACCATCGCCGGCATGCTGGTTTTAGCTATCGTGCTGGGATTGGGTTACAACTTTTACCTGAAGGATTTACAGGACCAGCTCGACCAATCATTGGCCAGTGAGGTCACGCTCAAAGAACAGTTTTCCACCAAGGCCTATCAGGCGGCAAACCTGAATGCCTACAAAATACAAATGAAGGAAATGGAAAACTCTTTCGGTGCACTGTTACGGCAGTTGCCCAGCGACACGGAAGTTCCGGGACTGCTTGAGGACATCACCCGTACGGGGCTGGGCAGTGGTCTGGAGTTCGAAGAGATCAAGTTGTTGCCTGAGGTCACCCAGCAATTCTATATAGAGCTGCCTATCCAAATCACCGTCGTAGGGGCTTATCACGACCTTGCAACCTTTGCCAGCGGGGTTGCCAGCCTGCCGCGAATTGTGACGTTGCATGACTTCCAGATCAAACCAGTCGAGCCCGGCGGTACGCAAAAATTGCGCATGAGCATTCTGGCAAAGACCTACCGATACAACGATAAAGGGCAGCAGAAATGAGGGCCACTGGACTGTTGTGCATCAGCGTGGCCTTGATGAGCTTGGCCGGTTGCGACAACTCTAATCAGTTTAGTGACCT
The nucleotide sequence above comes from Pseudomonas sp. AB6. Encoded proteins:
- the rpmE gene encoding 50S ribosomal protein L31, whose product is MKADIHPVYEAIVATCSCGNVIHTRSNLAKPMSLDVCNECHPFYTGKQKTLDIGGRVDKFKSRFGAFGATKAPAAETAAE
- a CDS encoding thermonuclease family protein, with product MGFSRLLKKASLAGAFFMPAIWLSTAQALCPAPNTLPVFAVQRVVDGDTVRLSDGRSVRMIGLNAPETGKKGRAAEPFADAAKRRLQALIDANDGQVSVRVGQDPKDHYGRTLANIFGREGENLEAQLLVEGLGYQVAITPNVALLACQQAAERVARQAGLGVWRVSPVQRVGQINAGGFTLVTGRVADVQRNGGGLWIGLEGSLVLRIAPKLLSQFDVARLLRSKGRTVEARGWVIDRSRRGGQFAGQARWMLPITHPSMLYLPDR
- a CDS encoding malic enzyme-like NAD(P)-binding protein produces the protein MSDLKTAALEYHAYPRPGKLSVELTKPTATARDLALAYSPGVAEPVREIARDPELAYKYTGKGNLVAVISNGTAILGLGDLGPLASKPVMEGKGVLFKRFAGIDVFDIEVDAESPQAFIDTVKRISITFGGINLEDIKAPECFEIEKALIEQCDIPVFHDDQHGTAIVTAAGMINALEIVGKTLESAKIVCLGAGAAAISCMKLLVSMGAKIENVFMVDRTGVIHSGRTDLNQYKAVFAHATEKRTLSDALLDADVFVGLSGPNLLSADNLKLMAANPIVFACSNPDPEIAPELAHATRDDVIMATGRSDYPNQVNNVLGFPFIFRGALDVRAKRINEEMKIAAANALRELAKLPVPQEVCDAYGGIKLEFGRGYIIPKPMDARLLGVISDAVAKAAIETGVATLPYPKNYPLKSVDDVFNS
- a CDS encoding penicillin-binding protein 1A — encoded protein: MRLLKFFWWSFVAVFCGLLLVLSGAYLYLTPGLPSVDALRSIQLQIPLRVYSSDGKLIAEFGEMRRSPIRFADIPPNFINALLSAEDDNFENHYGVDPSSLMRAASQLIRSGHIQSGGSTITMQVAKNFFLTSERSFSRKTNEILLALQIERQLTKDEILELYVNKIYLGNRAYGIEAAAQVYYGKSIRDVSIAQMAMIAGLPKAPSRFNPLANPVRAKERRDWILGRMYKLGKIDQKAYQVALAEPINASYHVPTPEVNAPYIAEMARAEMVGRYGSEAYTEGFRVTTTVPSNLQEDANTAVQEGLISYDQRHGYRGPETRLAGKTHQAWVLEMTKQRTVSGLEPAIVTQVDKAGLHVLTRNGEKEEIVAWDSMKWARPYLNTNSLGKAPSQPSDVAQVGDLIRVQRQSNDALKFSQIPAAQSALVSLDPQNGAIRALVGGFAFEQSNYNRALQAKRQPGSSFKPFLYCAALDNGFTASSLVNDAPIVFVDEYLDKVWRPKNDTNTFLGPIRLREALYKSRNLVSIRLLQSLGVENAINYITRFGFNKQDLPRNLSLALGTATLTPMEIATGWSTFANGGYKVAPYLIQRIENRDGVTLFEANPPSVPANDAKVAVDTSTFAAKDSPSIVPSTTPAPTDPQVPAVAERIVDGRTTYILNSMLQDVIKKGTGRRALSMNRPDIAGKTGTTNESKDAWFTGYNADYITTVWTGFDQPESLGRQEFGGTVALPIWMNYMSAALKNKPPHVQTEPEGILSLRVDPISGRAASPGTPNAYFELFKSEDTPPSVNEIGGSGTGPNSPLPADESAPIDLF
- a CDS encoding pilus assembly protein PilM yields the protein MFELFSKKANTLLGIDISSTSVKLLELSRSGTRYKVESYAVEPLPANAVVEKNIAELEGVGQALSRLLIKAKTNVKNVAVAVAGSAVITKTIEMDAGLTDDEMENQLKIEADQYIPYPLEEVAIDFEVQGYSARNPERVEVLLAACRKENVEVREAALALAGLTAKVVDVEAYALERSFGLLTAQLGHDHDQLTVAVVDIGATMTTLSVLHSGRIIYTREQLFGGRQLTEEIQRRYGLVVEEAGLAKKQGGLPDDYVTEVLQPFKDAVVQQVSRSLQFFFAAGQYNSVDYIMLAGGTASIAGLDHLIQQRIGTPTLVANPFADMALSSKVNAGALASDAPALMIACGLALRSFD
- a CDS encoding PilN domain-containing protein — translated: MARINLLPWRDQLREERKKRFLTALVGILVIAVGVIFLCDQYITKSIEHQAARNAYVQKEIAQLDERIKEISELKARRKQLLERMKIIQDLQGNRPIIGRIFDQLARTLPDGVYFTEVKMTDKLISISGAAESNNRVSDLMRNLESSDWLQGASLTEVKATTAGGVDQANTFQLTVRQTLPKVEGGKR
- the pilO gene encoding type 4a pilus biogenesis protein PilO, with product MNPREWLDSLRKIDFNDLDLNNLGSWPAAVKTIAGMLVLAIVLGLGYNFYLKDLQDQLDQSLASEVTLKEQFSTKAYQAANLNAYKIQMKEMENSFGALLRQLPSDTEVPGLLEDITRTGLGSGLEFEEIKLLPEVTQQFYIELPIQITVVGAYHDLATFASGVASLPRIVTLHDFQIKPVEPGGTQKLRMSILAKTYRYNDKGQQK